A single window of Syntrophotalea acetylenica DNA harbors:
- a CDS encoding Rne/Rng family ribonuclease: protein MTKKMLINATHPEEHRVAIVEDGVLTELDIEISGKEQTKGNIYKAVVTRVETGLQAAFVDYGSERLGFLQIGEIHPSFFRGAEGRTEDGKRPRINDLLRRGQEILVQIVKEERGTKGAALTTFLSLPGRYMVLMPESDTKGISRKIEKESDRKKLREIMDSLEIPDNMGYIVRTAGSSQKKADLKRDVDYLLRLYEKIQTLSGETKAPALIYKESNLVIRSIRDYFSDDMDEVLVDDARVSAEARDFFREVMPEYAELVKLHQERRPIFARYQIEEQIDTITKNKVMLPSGGSIVIDTTEALVAIDVNSGKMASEQGVEATAYKSNLEAAVEVARQLRLRDLGGLVVIDFIDMRDRKHIREVEKTLKDAMKMDKARVTIGRISQFGLLEMSRQRIKSALAAASFEVCPHCNGSGKIKTVEARALAFLRRIHAGLAKGHIGRVDATLPLDVAGYLLNYKRSELLHIEQKNDVSVHIKACPDYLNSQGEVEFHKREKDAIPSAAWIEASQVRAESTPDQEEFEAAPADEEPNAEDKPAKRKRRPRRRRKPAGAEASRKEQGLEETPDNKPTDAVNLSPETQSAIVAADMATAETADTSTTEASSAAVAELREESADNQQTITKKPARSRSRRRKPAARKLAEATPEATPEATPEATPEATPEATPEAKPEAKPEAKPEAKPEAKPEAKPEAKPEAKPEAKPKRPRRVSTKTRHEAAPESGGTVPQNSAETPDTLATSATQAAPEPAAATVATPKPKRSRRVALPAKSMIPKEAEPNPTAANGTPAVATATAEEPPKKKPARRPRKPTVKKPAEPAAPDTNKDEPS from the coding sequence ATGACAAAAAAAATGCTCATCAACGCCACCCATCCCGAAGAGCATAGGGTGGCCATTGTCGAAGACGGTGTCCTGACAGAACTCGACATCGAAATTTCCGGCAAGGAACAGACCAAAGGCAATATTTACAAGGCCGTCGTCACCCGTGTTGAAACCGGGCTGCAGGCGGCCTTTGTCGATTACGGCAGCGAGCGCCTTGGATTTCTCCAGATTGGGGAAATTCATCCGTCCTTCTTCCGCGGTGCGGAAGGTCGCACCGAAGATGGCAAGCGACCGCGCATCAACGACCTGCTGCGGCGCGGGCAGGAAATTCTGGTACAGATCGTCAAGGAGGAGCGGGGCACCAAGGGAGCCGCGCTTACGACTTTTCTGTCCCTCCCCGGACGTTATATGGTCCTGATGCCCGAATCCGACACCAAGGGCATATCCCGCAAAATCGAAAAGGAATCCGACCGCAAAAAACTCCGGGAAATAATGGACAGCCTCGAAATCCCCGACAACATGGGTTATATCGTGCGCACCGCTGGCAGCAGTCAGAAAAAAGCTGATCTCAAGCGCGATGTCGACTACCTGCTGCGGCTTTACGAAAAGATCCAGACCCTCTCCGGGGAGACGAAAGCACCGGCGCTCATCTACAAGGAATCGAACCTGGTGATCCGCTCCATCCGCGATTATTTCAGCGACGATATGGACGAGGTTCTGGTGGACGACGCCCGCGTCTCAGCGGAAGCCAGGGATTTCTTCCGGGAGGTGATGCCCGAATATGCCGAACTGGTCAAGCTTCATCAGGAGCGCCGGCCTATTTTCGCGCGTTACCAGATCGAGGAACAGATCGATACCATTACCAAAAACAAAGTCATGCTTCCCTCCGGCGGTTCGATTGTCATCGACACCACCGAGGCGCTGGTAGCCATCGATGTCAACTCGGGGAAAATGGCCAGCGAGCAGGGGGTCGAGGCCACGGCCTACAAATCCAATCTTGAGGCCGCGGTTGAAGTTGCGCGCCAGTTGCGCCTGAGGGACCTCGGAGGCCTGGTCGTCATCGACTTCATCGACATGCGCGACCGGAAACACATCCGGGAGGTCGAAAAGACCCTCAAGGATGCCATGAAAATGGATAAGGCCCGGGTAACCATCGGACGGATCAGTCAGTTCGGCCTGCTTGAAATGAGTCGGCAGCGCATCAAATCGGCGCTGGCAGCCGCTTCCTTTGAAGTTTGTCCCCATTGCAACGGCAGCGGCAAAATCAAGACTGTGGAAGCTCGGGCGCTGGCATTTCTGCGCCGGATTCACGCGGGACTGGCCAAAGGACATATCGGACGGGTCGACGCGACCCTGCCGCTGGATGTCGCCGGCTATCTGCTTAACTACAAGCGGTCGGAACTGCTGCACATCGAACAGAAAAACGATGTCAGCGTTCACATCAAGGCGTGTCCGGACTATCTGAATAGCCAGGGAGAGGTTGAATTCCATAAACGCGAAAAAGACGCCATCCCGTCCGCGGCCTGGATCGAAGCCAGTCAGGTCCGGGCCGAGAGCACACCGGACCAGGAGGAATTTGAGGCCGCCCCCGCTGATGAGGAACCGAATGCGGAGGACAAACCCGCCAAGCGCAAACGCCGGCCGCGCCGCCGGCGCAAACCTGCCGGAGCGGAAGCTTCACGCAAGGAGCAGGGTCTGGAAGAGACCCCCGACAACAAACCGACAGATGCCGTGAATTTGAGTCCGGAGACACAGTCCGCGATCGTTGCTGCCGATATGGCCACCGCTGAAACTGCCGACACAAGCACCACCGAAGCATCGTCAGCCGCGGTTGCTGAATTGCGGGAGGAATCGGCGGACAACCAGCAAACCATCACGAAAAAACCGGCAAGATCACGCTCCCGCCGTCGCAAACCGGCCGCCAGGAAGCTGGCGGAAGCCACGCCGGAAGCCACGCCGGAAGCCACGCCGGAAGCCACGCCGGAAGCCACGCCGGAAGCCACGCCGGAAGCCAAACCGGAAGCCAAACCGGAAGCCAAACCGGAAGCCAAACCGGAAGCCAAACCGGAAGCCAAACCGGAAGCCAAACCGGAAGCCAAACCGGAAGCCAAACCGAAAAGGCCCCGACGCGTTTCGACAAAAACCCGCCATGAGGCAGCACCGGAATCAGGCGGCACGGTACCGCAAAACAGTGCCGAAACACCTGACACTTTGGCGACTTCGGCTACCCAGGCGGCACCGGAACCCGCTGCTGCGACCGTGGCAACACCAAAGCCCAAGCGTTCCAGGCGTGTTGCCCTCCCGGCAAAATCGATGATCCCGAAGGAAGCTGAACCGAACCCGACTGCAGCCAACGGGACTCCCGCTGTTGCCACCGCCACGGCCGAAGAACCGCCCAAGAAAAAACCGGCCCGTCGCCCTCGCAAGCCGACAGTCAAAAAACCGGCGGAACCGGCAGCGCCTGACACCAATAAGGACGAGCCATCATAA
- a CDS encoding Smr/MutS family protein has translation MARKKKPEPSVSGKEFQISPFKKLKGLAVSKSHLPPSPAEGKNTLRTTPVPAETDDAALFAQEMEMLRVEKRDADDVTSMLPEQESPAPIPAQPATIPATDRELFLAALGSMDSVFRDEMPSQAEPSAAPRRMRQLRQGKLLPEAQLDLHGATRDEARQKVRFFLEDSVFQGRKTVLVITGRGKGSPGGPVLRADMEKYLRYEAKAWVVEWGRAPARYGGEGALVVFLRQTRKDGGAG, from the coding sequence GTGGCACGCAAAAAGAAACCGGAACCCAGTGTTTCCGGTAAGGAATTTCAAATCAGCCCCTTCAAAAAACTGAAGGGGCTTGCTGTTTCCAAGTCACACCTGCCGCCGTCTCCCGCTGAGGGAAAAAACACTTTGCGGACAACGCCGGTTCCGGCTGAGACGGATGACGCGGCTTTGTTTGCGCAGGAAATGGAGATGCTGCGGGTGGAAAAACGGGATGCCGACGATGTGACGTCCATGCTCCCCGAACAGGAGAGTCCCGCGCCAATACCGGCGCAACCGGCCACGATACCTGCTACGGACAGGGAATTGTTTCTTGCCGCCCTGGGTAGTATGGACAGCGTGTTTCGCGATGAAATGCCGTCGCAGGCAGAGCCCTCTGCTGCGCCCCGACGCATGCGGCAACTGCGCCAGGGGAAGCTGTTGCCCGAGGCGCAACTCGATCTTCACGGCGCTACTCGCGATGAAGCCCGACAGAAGGTGCGTTTTTTTCTTGAAGACAGCGTTTTTCAGGGCCGGAAGACAGTTCTTGTGATCACCGGGAGGGGCAAAGGGTCTCCCGGGGGGCCGGTGCTGCGTGCCGATATGGAAAAATACCTCCGGTATGAAGCGAAGGCCTGGGTTGTCGAGTGGGGACGCGCTCCGGCCCGGTATGGTGGAGAAGGGGCCCTGGTGGTTTTTTTGCGGCAAACCCGCAAAGATGGCGGTGCCGGATAG
- a CDS encoding tetratricopeptide repeat protein, producing the protein MINLAISLAVYILVAGLLQVATDLQPWLNALVGLLAFGLVYFLLSRRVLKKLTAVMETVQRDMMAGRADKAIKTLEATLPLGKWQFLVTSQLYSQIGSLHYLKRDFGKAFDFLQKGFGRHWPSMGMLAICYMKRNKTDKMIQTFEKAVSLTRNEPLLWNLYAYCLEKVGKHSQAIEVMKKGLKKTGNDENLQENLDALVNGRKMKMQIYGDAWLQFHLEKTGAIVKKQTKAVQGRRKIVRR; encoded by the coding sequence ATGATCAATCTGGCGATATCCCTGGCGGTTTACATCCTTGTTGCCGGTTTGTTGCAGGTGGCGACTGATCTGCAGCCCTGGCTCAACGCGCTTGTCGGGCTGTTGGCGTTCGGGTTGGTTTATTTCCTGCTGAGCCGCCGCGTGCTCAAAAAGCTGACGGCCGTTATGGAAACCGTTCAACGTGACATGATGGCCGGCCGCGCCGACAAAGCCATCAAAACCCTGGAGGCCACCCTGCCTTTGGGGAAATGGCAGTTTCTGGTAACTTCCCAGCTGTATTCCCAGATTGGCAGTCTTCATTATCTTAAACGGGATTTCGGCAAGGCCTTTGATTTTCTGCAGAAAGGCTTCGGTCGTCACTGGCCCTCGATGGGGATGCTGGCCATCTGTTACATGAAGCGGAACAAAACGGATAAAATGATTCAAACCTTTGAAAAAGCCGTCAGCCTCACCCGCAATGAACCACTGCTCTGGAATCTGTATGCCTACTGCCTGGAAAAAGTCGGAAAGCACAGCCAGGCTATCGAGGTTATGAAAAAGGGACTCAAAAAAACCGGCAACGATGAAAATCTCCAGGAAAATCTCGATGCGCTCGTCAACGGACGCAAAATGAAGATGCAGATTTATGGTGATGCATGGCTGCAGTTCCATCTGGAAAAAACCGGCGCCATTGTCAAGAAACAGACCAAGGCGGTGCAGGGGCGGCGCAAGATTGTGAGGCGATAG
- a CDS encoding LysM peptidoglycan-binding domain-containing protein: protein MIKKYFGFFLLASLVTGCHGPVGPFGKTAPVPVKKLQSVKKSALDEGLTDEDAGEEAEFFGDDEGVEASMVPDDAETLEDLALLSDADMLAPEDEGVTAVEQDPVYDLPVVENDKVRYFIDYYVNRGSRAFHRWLERSGRYLPMMRGILAEEGLPEDLAYLAMIESGFNEKAVSRANAVGPWQFMAATGRLYGLKNEWWFDERRDPVKATIAAARHLRDLHVRFEGDWNLAIAAYNAGSGRVGQAVRNAGTRDFWKICRDGHLPLETRNYLPKLYAVLHIAKNPSRYGFDNIAYQPPLAYDEVVLPESTDLDIVARLCDVEISDVQKLNPELKRWCTPPGIKDYKLRIPEGRRDSFLAAFAAIPASRRASYRHYRLRPGDTLSSLALRFGIKTQDLMRLNRIKNPRSLRAGAEITLPLRSDLSGLVKSFSDEDKAQVVPASYKVRRGDTLWGIARRFDMAPDRLAASNGLQSDDVLRPGRVLKIVGGTARAARSERTHEVRQGDNLWDIARRHDVTVQHLCAINNLHKNSLLKPGMTLKLSGSAGGQQQRKIVYRVRSGDSLWSISRRFDLAVGQICNWNNLAKNHVLRPGQKLTLHVGNHHRG from the coding sequence ATGATAAAAAAATATTTCGGGTTTTTCCTGCTCGCCAGTCTGGTGACCGGCTGCCATGGTCCTGTTGGACCCTTCGGAAAAACCGCGCCGGTTCCCGTGAAAAAACTGCAATCGGTAAAAAAATCGGCTCTGGATGAAGGCCTCACCGACGAAGATGCTGGCGAGGAAGCCGAATTCTTCGGCGACGACGAGGGTGTCGAGGCAAGCATGGTGCCCGATGATGCCGAAACCCTCGAGGATCTGGCCCTGCTCTCCGATGCCGATATGCTGGCCCCGGAAGATGAGGGCGTGACGGCTGTTGAGCAGGACCCTGTCTACGACCTGCCGGTGGTCGAAAACGACAAGGTTCGCTACTTTATCGATTATTACGTCAATCGTGGCAGTCGGGCATTCCACCGCTGGCTCGAGCGTTCCGGGCGCTACTTGCCCATGATGCGCGGCATCCTTGCCGAGGAAGGCCTGCCTGAAGATCTGGCCTACCTGGCCATGATCGAATCGGGATTCAATGAAAAGGCGGTCAGTCGTGCCAATGCGGTTGGACCCTGGCAGTTCATGGCGGCTACCGGCAGATTGTATGGTTTGAAAAACGAATGGTGGTTTGACGAACGCCGCGATCCCGTCAAGGCCACCATTGCCGCGGCGCGTCATCTGCGGGATCTTCATGTGCGGTTCGAAGGAGACTGGAATCTCGCTATCGCCGCCTATAATGCCGGCTCCGGCAGGGTGGGGCAGGCGGTTCGCAATGCCGGAACCCGGGATTTCTGGAAAATATGCCGGGACGGCCATCTGCCGCTGGAAACCCGCAACTATTTACCCAAACTGTACGCCGTGCTGCACATAGCCAAAAATCCGTCCCGGTACGGATTTGATAATATCGCCTACCAGCCGCCTCTCGCCTATGACGAGGTGGTGCTGCCGGAGAGCACCGATCTGGATATCGTCGCCCGTTTATGCGATGTGGAGATCAGCGATGTTCAGAAGCTCAACCCGGAGCTGAAACGCTGGTGTACTCCGCCGGGAATCAAGGATTACAAGCTGCGGATTCCCGAGGGCAGGCGGGATTCCTTCCTCGCCGCTTTTGCCGCCATTCCGGCCAGCCGTCGTGCCAGTTATCGGCACTACCGTTTGCGTCCCGGCGATACTCTGAGTTCGCTGGCTTTGCGGTTTGGCATAAAAACGCAAGATCTCATGCGTTTGAACCGCATCAAAAATCCTCGTTCCCTTCGCGCCGGAGCCGAGATTACCCTGCCTTTGCGTTCTGATTTGAGTGGTTTGGTAAAAAGTTTTTCGGATGAAGACAAGGCGCAGGTGGTACCTGCGAGTTACAAGGTACGGCGCGGCGACACTTTGTGGGGTATCGCGCGTCGTTTCGACATGGCCCCGGACCGGTTGGCAGCCAGCAATGGTTTGCAGTCGGATGACGTATTGCGGCCCGGCAGGGTGCTGAAGATTGTCGGCGGGACTGCCAGGGCAGCCCGGTCCGAGAGGACTCACGAAGTTCGTCAGGGGGACAACCTTTGGGACATTGCCCGTCGACACGATGTGACGGTACAGCATTTATGCGCCATCAACAATTTGCACAAAAACAGTCTTCTGAAACCCGGCATGACGCTGAAATTATCCGGAAGCGCTGGCGGCCAACAGCAGCGAAAAATTGTCTATCGGGTGCGCTCCGGCGATAGCCTTTGGAGTATAAGCCGCCGGTTCGATCTCGCCGTGGGGCAGATCTGCAACTGGAACAATCTGGCCAAAAACCATGTTCTGCGGCCCGGCCAGAAACTGACATTGCATGTCGGCAACCATCATCGGGGATAA
- the hflX gene encoding GTPase HflX, with product MVVHGNLTGLKPGQIKALERIYRRRIPPDQIISTELARYLSEQSLEIRRQVGVIIDRSGTIRYVIVGDDREIVIPDLSGYGRGRSGLRGLRCIHTHIGGEPLSEDDLTDLALLCLDLMVVIDAGTQAGPGKVEYAHLLPPNPEGRQVEVEKTASIHDLDVNLGIFLRSLEQELESGIAETVDLSDPREKGILISVSQQPRYEVEDSLDELAELARTAQVVVLDRFVQRPRQINPRYLMGEGKAKEVVIRALQQGATLLVFDQDLSPAQVRAISELTDLKVIDRSQLILDIFARRAHTRDGKVQVELAQLKYILPRLVGRGVAFSRLMGGIGGRGPGETKLEIDRRRIRDRITRLENELKHLSRGRLQRRQRRIRSGVPIISIVGYTNAGKSTLLNALTQSTVLTEDLLFATLDTSSRRLRFPMEREVIITDTVGFIRQLPKSLIGAFRATLEELEDADLLLHVVDCANPRFEEQIAAVEKILNDLDLGHIPRQLVFNKMDLVARQQVDALCRRFDAIAVSARDRKSFEPLLNLLEGRFWPLEKEGRTEAEEM from the coding sequence ATGGTGGTTCACGGCAATCTCACAGGACTGAAACCGGGTCAGATCAAGGCTCTGGAGCGCATCTATCGTCGACGGATTCCCCCGGATCAGATTATTTCGACGGAGCTTGCCCGCTATCTGAGCGAGCAATCTCTCGAAATTCGGCGTCAGGTCGGGGTGATCATCGACCGTAGCGGTACCATCCGCTATGTAATTGTCGGCGACGACCGTGAAATCGTCATCCCGGATCTGTCCGGGTATGGCCGTGGCCGCAGCGGCCTTCGGGGGTTGCGCTGTATCCATACTCACATCGGGGGCGAGCCATTAAGCGAAGACGATTTGACCGACCTGGCGCTGTTGTGTCTCGATCTGATGGTTGTCATCGATGCGGGGACGCAGGCTGGGCCGGGAAAGGTCGAGTATGCGCATTTGCTGCCCCCGAATCCGGAAGGACGGCAGGTCGAGGTCGAGAAAACCGCTTCAATTCACGATCTGGATGTCAATCTGGGGATTTTTCTTCGATCTCTGGAACAGGAACTCGAATCCGGAATCGCTGAAACCGTGGATCTTTCCGATCCGCGGGAAAAAGGAATCCTGATTTCCGTCAGTCAGCAACCACGTTACGAGGTGGAGGATTCCCTGGATGAACTGGCCGAGCTGGCCCGTACCGCCCAGGTGGTGGTGCTGGATCGTTTTGTTCAGCGGCCTCGCCAGATCAATCCCAGGTATCTGATGGGTGAGGGCAAGGCCAAGGAAGTGGTCATCCGCGCTCTGCAGCAGGGGGCCACGCTGCTTGTTTTCGACCAGGATCTCAGCCCGGCCCAGGTGCGGGCCATTTCCGAATTGACCGACCTTAAAGTCATCGACCGTTCACAGTTGATTCTCGACATATTTGCCCGTCGGGCCCACACCCGCGATGGCAAGGTGCAGGTGGAGCTGGCGCAGCTCAAATACATTTTGCCACGCCTGGTCGGGCGCGGGGTCGCTTTTTCGCGGTTGATGGGCGGCATTGGCGGGCGCGGACCGGGGGAAACCAAGCTGGAAATCGATCGTCGGCGCATTCGCGATCGTATCACCCGCCTGGAAAATGAGCTGAAACATCTCTCCAGGGGGCGGTTGCAGCGCCGCCAGCGGCGGATCCGGTCCGGTGTGCCCATCATTTCGATCGTCGGATATACCAATGCCGGGAAATCGACTTTGCTCAATGCCCTGACCCAAAGCACGGTGCTGACCGAAGATCTTTTATTTGCCACGCTGGATACCTCCAGCCGCCGTTTGCGCTTTCCCATGGAGCGGGAGGTTATTATCACCGATACGGTCGGCTTTATCCGGCAATTGCCCAAAAGCCTGATTGGCGCGTTCCGTGCAACGCTGGAAGAGCTGGAAGATGCGGATCTTTTGCTGCATGTGGTGGATTGCGCCAATCCGCGCTTCGAGGAGCAGATCGCCGCGGTGGAAAAAATCCTCAACGATCTCGATCTGGGGCATATTCCCAGACAGCTGGTTTTCAACAAGATGGATCTGGTTGCCCGGCAGCAGGTCGATGCTCTCTGCCGCCGCTTTGATGCGATCGCCGTAAGTGCTCGCGATCGAAAGAGTTTCGAGCCGCTTTTGAATTTGCTGGAGGGAAGATTCTGGCCCCTGGAAAAAGAGGGGCGGACGGAAGCTGAGGAGATGTGA
- a CDS encoding enoyl-ACP reductase, whose protein sequence is MGLMTGKRGIIFGVANDLSIAWGIARQLHAAGATLAFTYLNEALEKRVRPLAESVDAELILPCDLSRDEDIEAVYEEVDKKWGKIDFVVHAVAFANREDLKNSFSQTSRDGFKLAMDISAYTLVAVTRGAIPLMNEGGSVITLTYLGAQRAVPNYNVMGVAKAALEASVRYLAAELGEKNIRVNAISAGPIKTLASSAVGQFKEKLRIMDEIAPLHRTVTQEEVGKSALYLLSDLASGVTGEVHFVDAGFNFVVG, encoded by the coding sequence ATGGGTCTTATGACGGGCAAGCGTGGCATTATTTTCGGTGTGGCGAACGACCTCAGTATCGCCTGGGGTATCGCCAGGCAGCTTCATGCCGCTGGTGCCACCCTGGCTTTCACCTACCTCAACGAAGCCCTGGAAAAACGTGTTCGTCCCCTGGCGGAAAGCGTCGATGCGGAGCTCATCCTGCCCTGCGACTTGTCCAGGGACGAGGATATTGAAGCGGTTTACGAGGAAGTCGACAAAAAATGGGGCAAGATCGATTTTGTCGTGCATGCGGTCGCTTTCGCCAATCGTGAAGATCTCAAGAACTCCTTCAGTCAGACCAGCCGCGACGGTTTCAAGCTTGCCATGGATATCAGTGCCTATACCCTGGTTGCTGTGACCCGTGGTGCCATTCCCCTGATGAACGAGGGGGGCAGCGTCATCACGCTTACCTACCTTGGCGCTCAGCGGGCGGTGCCCAACTACAATGTCATGGGGGTCGCCAAGGCTGCGCTGGAGGCATCGGTACGCTATCTGGCGGCCGAACTGGGGGAAAAGAATATTCGCGTGAATGCGATTTCCGCCGGTCCTATCAAGACCCTCGCGTCGTCCGCTGTCGGCCAGTTCAAGGAAAAACTGCGTATCATGGATGAAATCGCGCCACTGCACCGTACTGTTACCCAGGAAGAGGTTGGCAAATCCGCTCTTTACCTGCTGTCCGATCTGGCCAGTGGTGTGACGGGGGAAGTGCATTTTGTCGATGCAGGCTTCAATTTTGTTGTCGGTTGA
- a CDS encoding sensor domain-containing diguanylate cyclase, producing MTHENTCAELLDQLQAVADSLPAPVFVIDYDGRYTAVFGGRFRNHYDGGLNLVGCLMQDVLPEEKWRLFLSVVRRAIDTGTLQTCDYQLASMEVGVTENDGPPGPQWFHGRIYPVMPRPGKKPSAVWLAINVSEQKTMADRLQRLSERDDLTGTFNRRYFMARLAAEVQAARREDTALCIITLDVDHFKRINDRYGHMTGDLALQHLVATLRVQLRRQDILARIGGEEFAILCLATVPTEAWTVAERLRQGIKDAPLATDHGPLRMTISLGIAAMHARETNLQALLSRADLALYQAKESGRDRTCFAAPPDPSDCQGPQDHGTNQPLPP from the coding sequence ATGACTCATGAGAACACGTGCGCCGAATTACTCGACCAGTTGCAGGCCGTAGCGGATTCACTTCCTGCTCCCGTTTTTGTCATTGATTACGATGGTCGTTACACCGCCGTATTCGGTGGACGGTTTCGCAACCATTACGATGGGGGGCTGAACCTGGTGGGATGCCTGATGCAGGATGTGCTGCCGGAGGAAAAATGGCGGCTGTTTCTTTCGGTGGTTCGTCGAGCCATCGATACGGGAACGCTACAGACCTGCGATTACCAGCTCGCCTCCATGGAAGTCGGGGTCACCGAAAACGACGGCCCCCCCGGTCCCCAGTGGTTTCATGGCCGGATCTATCCTGTAATGCCCAGGCCAGGAAAAAAACCTTCGGCGGTCTGGCTGGCCATCAATGTCAGCGAACAAAAAACGATGGCGGATCGACTGCAGCGACTTTCCGAACGGGACGATCTGACCGGCACCTTCAATCGCCGCTATTTCATGGCCCGTCTGGCCGCCGAGGTTCAGGCCGCCAGACGCGAGGACACCGCACTATGCATCATCACGCTTGACGTCGATCACTTCAAAAGGATCAATGACCGTTACGGTCACATGACAGGGGATCTTGCGTTGCAACATCTGGTGGCAACCCTGCGTGTTCAATTGCGCCGGCAGGATATTCTGGCGCGGATCGGTGGCGAGGAATTTGCCATCCTGTGCCTGGCCACCGTACCGACCGAAGCCTGGACCGTGGCCGAGCGCCTGCGCCAGGGTATCAAAGACGCACCCCTCGCCACGGATCATGGTCCGTTGCGCATGACCATCAGCCTGGGCATCGCGGCCATGCATGCCCGGGAAACAAACCTTCAGGCCCTGCTGTCGCGTGCCGATCTGGCGCTCTACCAGGCCAAGGAGTCCGGCCGTGACCGCACCTGTTTCGCGGCACCTCCAGACCCCAGCGACTGCCAGGGGCCCCAGGACCATGGCACAAACCAGCCCCTTCCCCCCTGA